A window of the Brassica napus cultivar Da-Ae chromosome C5, Da-Ae, whole genome shotgun sequence genome harbors these coding sequences:
- the LOC106398851 gene encoding uncharacterized protein At4g04775-like: MDLGRGIPRRSDCGAATVVLMSNTARNSGRRFYRYGAISGENHVFKWLDEAHDEEFVVVANKLVTMEQDFADIKADLADMKNDISEIVALIECLRVKC; the protein is encoded by the coding sequence ATGGATCTAGGGCGTGGAATCCCAAGGAGGAGCGACTGTGGAGCTGCTACTGTTGTGTTAATGTCAAATACCGCAAGAAATTCGGGAAGAAGGTTTTATCGTTATGGAGCAATTTCGGGTGAAAACCATGTTTTCAAATGGCTTGATGAAGCACATGATGAAGAGTTTGTAGTTGTGGCAAACAAACTGGTGACAATGGAGCAAGATTTTGCCGACATAAAAGCAGACTTAGCTGATATGAAGAACGACATAAGTGAGATCGTAGCACTTATCGAGtgtcttagggtgaagtgtTAG